One window of Leopardus geoffroyi isolate Oge1 chromosome B3, O.geoffroyi_Oge1_pat1.0, whole genome shotgun sequence genomic DNA carries:
- the OTUB2 gene encoding ubiquitin thioesterase OTUB2 translates to MSETSFDLISEKCDILSILRDHPENRIYQRKIQELSKRFTEIRKTKGDGNCFYRALGYSYLESLLGKSRDILRFKERVLQTPNDLLVAGFEEHKFRNFFNAFYSVVELVEKDGSVSSLLKVFNDQSTSDRIVQFLRLLTSAFIKNRADFFRHFIDEEMDIEDFCTHEVEPMAMECDHIQITALSQALNIALQVEYVDEMDTALNHHVFPEAATPSVYLLYKTSHYNILYAADKCELLLGHAVEPAT, encoded by the exons ATG AGTGAAACATCTTTTGACCTAATATCAGAAAAATGTGACATTCTGTCAATTCTTCGGGATCATCCTGAAAACAGGATTTACCAGAGGAAAATCCAG GAACTCAGCAAGAGGTTCACTGAGATCCGCAAGACCAAGGGGGACGGCAACTGCTTCTACCGGGCCTTGGGCTATTCCTACCTGGAGTCTCTGCTGGGGAAGAGCAGGGACATCCTCAG GTTCAAAGAGCGCGTCCTGCAGACCCCAAATGACCTTCTGGTTGCCGGTTTTGAAGAGCACAAGTTCCGAAACTTCTTTAATGCT TTTTACAGCGTGGTGGAACTCGTAGAGAAGGACGGCTCGGTGTCCAGCCTGCTGAAGGTGTTCAATGACCAGAGCACCTCAGACCGAATCGTGCAGTTTTTGCGCCTGCTCACCTCGGCCTTCATCAAGAACCGCGCAGACTTCTTCCGACACTTCATCGATGAGGAGATGGACATCGAGGACTTCTGCACTCAC GAAGTGGAGCCCATGGCCATGGAGTGTGACCACATCCAGATCACAGCCCTGTCTCAGGCACTGAACATCGCCCTACAGGTGGAGTATGTGGACGAGATGGACACGGCCCTGAACCACCACGTGTTCCCTGAGGCTGCCACCCCTTCCGTTTACCTGCTCTATAAAACATCCCACTACAACATCCTTTATGCAGCCGATAAATGTGAATTACTTTTAGGACACGCAGTGGAGCCTGCCACCTAA